From one Tautonia marina genomic stretch:
- a CDS encoding redoxin domain-containing protein — MLSRLTLSLVFLLGVGLMVRAEDDPLPEGHSNHGEAFNEGPRQAGYLMEGQGSVEFPITTESAEVQALVNQGVAQLHVFFYFEAERSFRQASTIEPENPMLYWGMAMSNANNADRAKGFLKVAREKAEATKISRREQLYLDALSAFYKEDGDDKSRRQGWLKGLEKIVQEFRDDLDARAWLAMVTWQNGRQDGIGSREAVSLLIDSVIEKNPLHPGAHHYKIHLWDKQDDTQALESAARFAEASPGIAHAWHMPGHTYTNLKRYADASYQQEGSARVDHAYMIRDRVMPFMIHNYSHNNQWLSESLTKTGRFNDAVLVARDLVEQPRDPKKNNAKSGGHPQREGRRRWTEALIAFERWDDLLDATASGALDWSDEPIEQLKQAHSLGLAHAARGDLNALDEQIAALKALLPPSEESSDEAKADEAKADDESKDKPKPAPKLPGLDSAIAELEGHRHLLAGETEAAFESFGNANGMRRESLARLLLAAGRTDEAVAKAKQAVDRARNEVAPLAAQVEILAAAGQVDEARAAYLSLREIAREADPDLPVFQRINAQLTTWKEQDGWQPPALEPRTDLAAASRIDLDTVGPLTWSPFPAEPLEGVDTDGITHRLEDYRGQNVLLIFYLGGDCAHCMEQLIAFSKDIDRIRDTGTVVLAVSTDDLERTTALKTNGEVEFTMPLLSDPDLAAFRRYGAFDDFEDMPLHGTFLIDAQGNLRYQDISWQPFLDVDFVVSELSRINRLLGRIPAPVAASN; from the coding sequence ATGCTCAGCCGCCTGACCCTTTCACTGGTCTTCCTGCTCGGTGTCGGCCTGATGGTTCGGGCCGAAGACGACCCCCTCCCCGAAGGACACTCCAACCACGGCGAAGCCTTCAACGAAGGCCCCCGCCAGGCCGGATACCTCATGGAAGGTCAGGGATCCGTCGAGTTCCCCATCACGACCGAGTCGGCCGAGGTCCAGGCGCTCGTCAATCAAGGCGTCGCCCAGCTCCACGTCTTCTTCTACTTTGAGGCCGAGCGATCCTTCCGACAGGCCAGCACCATCGAGCCCGAAAACCCCATGCTCTACTGGGGCATGGCCATGTCCAACGCCAATAACGCCGACCGGGCCAAGGGGTTCCTCAAGGTCGCCCGCGAAAAGGCCGAGGCCACCAAAATCTCTCGCCGTGAGCAGCTCTATCTCGACGCCCTCAGCGCCTTCTACAAGGAAGACGGCGACGACAAATCCCGACGACAGGGCTGGCTCAAAGGGCTTGAGAAAATCGTCCAGGAGTTCCGCGACGACCTCGACGCCCGCGCCTGGCTGGCCATGGTCACCTGGCAAAACGGCCGGCAAGACGGCATCGGCAGCCGAGAAGCCGTGAGCTTGCTCATCGACTCGGTCATCGAGAAAAATCCGCTCCACCCCGGCGCCCATCACTACAAGATCCACCTCTGGGACAAGCAGGACGATACCCAGGCCCTCGAATCCGCCGCCAGGTTCGCCGAGGCGTCTCCCGGCATCGCTCACGCCTGGCACATGCCCGGCCACACCTACACCAACCTGAAGCGCTACGCCGACGCCTCCTATCAGCAAGAAGGGTCCGCCCGCGTCGATCATGCCTACATGATCCGCGACCGCGTCATGCCCTTCATGATTCACAACTATTCCCACAACAATCAGTGGCTCTCTGAGAGTCTCACAAAGACCGGACGCTTCAACGACGCCGTCCTCGTCGCCCGAGACCTCGTCGAGCAGCCCCGCGACCCCAAGAAGAACAACGCCAAATCTGGCGGCCACCCCCAACGCGAAGGCCGTCGCCGATGGACCGAAGCCCTCATCGCCTTCGAGCGCTGGGACGACCTGCTCGACGCCACCGCCTCAGGCGCTCTCGACTGGTCCGACGAGCCGATCGAACAGCTCAAGCAGGCTCACTCCCTTGGCCTCGCCCATGCGGCCCGAGGCGATCTCAACGCCCTCGACGAGCAAATTGCCGCCCTCAAGGCCCTCCTCCCCCCGTCCGAAGAATCCTCAGATGAAGCGAAAGCCGACGAGGCGAAGGCCGACGACGAGTCCAAGGACAAACCCAAGCCCGCCCCCAAACTTCCCGGCCTCGACTCCGCCATCGCCGAGCTTGAAGGTCATCGCCACCTCCTGGCCGGCGAGACGGAAGCTGCCTTCGAATCCTTCGGCAATGCCAACGGCATGCGTCGCGAATCCCTCGCCCGCCTCTTACTGGCCGCCGGTCGAACGGACGAAGCGGTCGCCAAGGCCAAACAGGCCGTCGATCGAGCCCGAAACGAGGTCGCCCCGCTTGCGGCTCAGGTCGAGATCCTCGCCGCCGCCGGTCAGGTCGACGAGGCCCGAGCCGCCTATCTGTCCCTCCGCGAAATCGCTCGCGAAGCCGATCCTGACCTTCCCGTCTTCCAACGCATCAACGCCCAGCTCACCACCTGGAAGGAGCAGGACGGCTGGCAGCCCCCTGCGCTTGAGCCTCGAACCGACCTGGCCGCCGCATCTCGGATCGATCTCGACACCGTCGGCCCGCTCACCTGGTCTCCCTTTCCTGCCGAACCGCTCGAAGGGGTCGATACCGACGGCATCACCCACCGCCTGGAAGATTATCGCGGTCAGAACGTCTTGCTGATTTTCTACCTCGGTGGCGACTGTGCCCACTGCATGGAACAACTCATCGCCTTCAGCAAGGACATCGACCGCATCCGCGATACGGGCACGGTCGTTCTCGCCGTCAGCACCGATGACCTCGAACGTACCACCGCCCTAAAAACCAACGGTGAGGTCGAGTTCACCATGCCCCTGCTCTCCGACCCCGACCTGGCCGCGTTCCGACGCTACGGCGCCTTCGACGATTTCGAAGACATGCCGCTCCATGGCACCTTCCTCATCGACGCTCAGGGGAACCTTCGCTACCAGGACATCTCCTGGCAGCCCTTCCTCGACGTCGATTTCGTCGTCTCCGAGCTATCTCGGATCAACCGTCTCCTCGGCCGCATCCCCGCCCCCGTCGCCGCCAGCAACTGA
- the ruvB gene encoding Holliday junction branch migration DNA helicase RuvB, translating to MSAREPIITGGGPPEDDAPRHREVRDDRVPAPAEGMDEKLRPQSLREVIGQRSVAERLSIALEASRKRGEPLPHILFDGPPGLGKTTFATVLHNELGVELAMTSGPALAKNADILPYLTNASAGSILFIDEIHRLPRVVEEFIYPVMEDFRVDIVLGEGMNARTVNLPLKKFTIIGATTRSGMLSGPLRDRFHLHEHLEFYDVDDLARIVAINAGKLRTTITTDAAEELARRSRGTPRLANARLRWVRDYAVARADGHITRPIAVDALDMQEVDVEGLDRQDRRYIETLIRVFRGGPTGVEALAATMNIAIDTLTDEVEPFLLRREFIVRTPRGRRATEVAYEHLGLEAPEPDPPFDLIDQPRLFE from the coding sequence ATGAGTGCGAGGGAGCCGATCATCACCGGCGGAGGGCCTCCCGAGGACGACGCCCCCCGCCATCGTGAGGTCCGAGACGACCGCGTCCCCGCTCCGGCCGAAGGGATGGACGAGAAGCTCCGCCCGCAATCCCTTCGAGAAGTCATCGGTCAGCGATCGGTGGCCGAGCGGCTCTCGATTGCTCTGGAAGCCTCGCGGAAGCGCGGCGAGCCCTTGCCGCATATCCTGTTTGATGGACCTCCCGGTCTGGGCAAGACGACCTTCGCCACCGTTTTGCACAACGAGCTGGGTGTCGAGCTGGCCATGACCAGCGGCCCGGCCCTGGCCAAGAACGCGGATATCCTGCCGTACCTGACCAATGCCTCGGCCGGATCGATCCTGTTCATCGACGAGATTCACCGGCTCCCCCGGGTGGTCGAGGAGTTCATCTACCCGGTGATGGAGGACTTCCGGGTCGATATCGTGCTGGGGGAGGGGATGAACGCAAGGACGGTCAACCTGCCCTTGAAGAAGTTCACGATCATCGGGGCCACAACCCGAAGCGGGATGCTCTCCGGCCCCTTGCGCGACCGCTTCCACCTGCATGAGCATCTGGAGTTCTACGACGTGGACGACCTGGCGAGGATCGTCGCCATCAACGCCGGAAAGCTCCGCACGACGATTACCACCGACGCCGCCGAGGAACTCGCCCGGCGCAGCCGAGGAACCCCCCGCCTGGCCAATGCCCGGCTCCGATGGGTCCGAGACTACGCCGTGGCCCGAGCCGACGGTCACATCACCCGGCCGATCGCCGTCGATGCGCTCGACATGCAGGAGGTGGACGTGGAGGGACTCGATCGGCAAGACCGCCGCTATATCGAGACCCTCATCCGGGTCTTCCGAGGCGGGCCAACCGGCGTTGAGGCCCTCGCCGCGACCATGAACATCGCCATCGACACCCTGACCGACGAGGTCGAGCCGTTCCTGCTGCGGCGCGAGTTTATCGTCCGCACCCCCCGGGGCCGACGGGCCACCGAGGTCGCGTACGAGCACCTCGGGCTTGAGGCTCCGGAACCTGACCCCCCCTTCGACCTGATCGATCAGCCTCGTTTGTTTGAATGA
- a CDS encoding radical SAM protein, which yields MSAPIPLPIAGSRQDHRLKPLLAKRAGTLVIHEVYRSLQGEGTWAGLPCVFVRLTACHLRCSYCDTPHAFHRGEPIAVEDLVEQTLALAAPGDVIEVTGGEPLLQPEVFPLMTRLADSGHLVLLETSGACDIGPVDPRVRIILDLKTPGSGEVDANLWENLPKLKPTDEVKVVVCDRADFDWTVGHIRAHHLTERCEVLISPAHGKVEPASLATWILESGLPLRLQVQLHKQLWGPDARGV from the coding sequence TTGAGTGCCCCGATCCCGCTGCCCATCGCCGGTTCTCGTCAGGATCACCGTTTGAAGCCGTTGCTGGCCAAACGAGCGGGAACCCTGGTGATTCACGAGGTCTATCGGAGCCTCCAGGGGGAAGGAACCTGGGCCGGATTACCCTGTGTGTTCGTTCGGTTGACGGCCTGTCACCTGCGCTGTTCGTATTGCGATACTCCGCACGCCTTTCACCGGGGCGAGCCGATCGCCGTCGAGGATCTGGTCGAGCAGACGCTCGCACTGGCCGCGCCCGGCGATGTGATCGAGGTCACCGGAGGAGAGCCGTTGCTTCAGCCGGAGGTCTTCCCCCTGATGACCCGGCTGGCCGATTCGGGCCATCTGGTCTTGCTCGAAACGAGTGGCGCGTGCGACATCGGGCCGGTGGACCCGAGGGTCCGGATCATTCTCGATCTGAAGACGCCGGGCTCGGGAGAGGTCGACGCCAACCTTTGGGAAAACCTGCCAAAGCTCAAGCCCACCGACGAGGTCAAAGTGGTCGTCTGTGATCGAGCCGATTTTGACTGGACCGTCGGTCACATTCGGGCTCATCACCTGACCGAGCGTTGCGAGGTGCTGATCAGTCCGGCGCACGGGAAGGTCGAGCCGGCGTCGCTTGCGACCTGGATCCTGGAAAGCGGCCTGCCGCTCCGGTTACAGGTCCAGTTGCACAAGCAACTCTGGGGGCCCGATGCACGAGGGGTCTGA
- a CDS encoding right-handed parallel beta-helix repeat-containing protein, translated as MTYQRDRKSWLASVTLRFGTHSNRRKDRRSSIRSVELLEPRQLLATFAVTNLDAFGEGSLRRAIQLANQNEGMDAISFEVSGTIRTGRVALPVVTDPVAIDGTSAPGFDGTPRVTVNFAHQRGLVFGRGAEGSQLTSLAMIGAEGAGVTLQASRVTVAGNFIGLDADGRSGRGNSGDGIRILPSSRGNLIGNVDPVTGIDFFDASGVGMQPVSGWQGIRAWSAPGEFMITGTSSTNGLLYIGPISGTGGTSYAVNMPGAATTSVYGPDLLESGDIRLVGSYRTGDDQVLGFVYQGALNDLGNAGNYRTIAYPGAQFNYVHSTMERFAVGNADGPEGNLPIGTGHAFLYDLEQEMFLPDLVYPGSTSTTAYGIWHNGEASYTIAGGYTALGPGSEGSIAQGYLVDFNAVTGELTNWTSFEPPSGLIGVDLVTHFEGISGEESGVYTISADAVTLGSGDDGQGYWLTIRRNADGSFSQGDWIPLTYPGSSGITSANSVAGNQVIGIVIAESGTFSYQSTVNVGFHRSNVISGNGGNGISIIGSHENVIAMNQIGTDVSGTVAFGNGRNGILVTHGASGNMIGGEATGGNDPTAGVFVRPPQGNLISGNRGNGVLINGRATRNTLSGNFVGTDAGGSSALGNRLDGVAIVGAHGNALIGCEFQNSPFVYYNVLSGNGGNGLRITDANDTTVHANFMGIGADNATSVGNGRNGILVSGRSRNTQVGGVIPLGNVTSGNAWNGIEVRDRASGFVSFNTFAGIAAFGDAVPNGRNGILVTSVGGDNLIRTSIVGGNLGNGIEIGGWATGVQVTETGVGTNTRLDAAIPNGGSGIRISGHAHSNAIGGFQPSIEPRMTISGNLGYGVEVVGKARGNRIFNAAIGTDVMGNAPIGNGLGGVLLGPGTSGTIIGGEAARFQTVIRQNVGNGLTILDSRGNRVVGNGIEENTWFGLFAAGDVRGTVVAGNTIAGNGSGQVDVSSARGIVILP; from the coding sequence ATGACGTATCAGCGTGATCGCAAGAGCTGGCTCGCATCCGTGACCTTACGGTTTGGGACGCACTCGAACCGGCGGAAGGATCGACGATCGAGCATCCGCTCCGTCGAGCTGCTGGAACCCAGGCAGCTTCTGGCAACGTTTGCGGTTACGAATCTTGATGCATTTGGCGAGGGGTCGCTCCGTCGGGCCATTCAGCTGGCGAACCAGAACGAGGGGATGGACGCGATCTCGTTTGAGGTCAGCGGAACGATTCGGACGGGGCGGGTCGCGCTGCCGGTGGTCACCGATCCCGTGGCGATTGACGGAACGTCGGCTCCTGGATTCGACGGCACACCGAGGGTGACGGTGAACTTCGCCCATCAGCGGGGGCTGGTCTTCGGCCGGGGGGCCGAGGGATCGCAACTGACCTCGCTGGCGATGATTGGCGCGGAGGGGGCAGGGGTGACGCTGCAAGCGTCGCGCGTGACGGTGGCCGGCAACTTCATTGGCCTCGACGCCGACGGGAGAAGCGGACGGGGCAACAGCGGCGACGGAATCCGAATCCTCCCGAGTTCGCGCGGGAATCTGATCGGGAACGTCGATCCGGTGACGGGAATTGATTTCTTTGATGCGTCGGGCGTGGGGATGCAGCCGGTATCAGGATGGCAGGGAATCCGCGCCTGGAGTGCTCCCGGCGAGTTCATGATCACCGGGACATCGAGTACGAATGGTTTGCTGTACATCGGGCCGATCTCGGGGACTGGGGGCACGAGCTATGCGGTGAACATGCCGGGGGCGGCCACGACGAGTGTCTACGGGCCGGATCTGCTCGAATCCGGCGACATTCGGCTGGTCGGGAGCTATCGGACCGGAGACGATCAGGTGCTCGGGTTCGTCTACCAGGGGGCGCTCAACGACCTGGGGAACGCCGGGAACTACCGGACCATCGCCTATCCCGGCGCACAGTTTAATTATGTTCACAGCACGATGGAGCGTTTTGCCGTCGGCAATGCGGATGGGCCGGAGGGGAACTTGCCGATCGGGACGGGGCACGCCTTCCTGTACGATCTGGAACAGGAGATGTTCTTACCGGATCTCGTTTATCCGGGTTCGACCTCGACCACGGCGTACGGCATCTGGCACAACGGCGAGGCGAGTTACACCATTGCTGGAGGATACACGGCCCTCGGCCCCGGATCGGAGGGATCGATTGCGCAGGGCTATCTGGTCGACTTCAACGCGGTGACGGGGGAACTGACGAACTGGACCTCGTTCGAACCGCCGAGCGGCCTCATCGGCGTGGATCTCGTGACCCACTTTGAGGGGATCAGCGGCGAGGAATCGGGCGTTTATACGATCAGCGCCGACGCGGTGACGTTGGGATCGGGAGATGACGGACAGGGATACTGGCTCACGATTCGGCGGAACGCGGACGGCTCGTTCAGCCAGGGAGATTGGATCCCACTGACCTATCCCGGTTCGAGTGGTATCACCAGCGCGAACTCGGTGGCCGGGAATCAGGTGATTGGCATTGTGATCGCTGAATCGGGCACCTTCTCCTATCAATCGACGGTCAACGTCGGGTTTCACCGATCGAACGTGATCAGCGGCAACGGGGGGAACGGTATTTCGATTATTGGATCGCATGAAAACGTGATTGCGATGAACCAGATCGGGACCGACGTGTCGGGAACGGTCGCGTTCGGCAACGGGAGGAACGGAATCCTGGTGACCCACGGGGCATCGGGGAACATGATTGGCGGAGAGGCGACGGGAGGGAACGACCCGACGGCCGGCGTGTTCGTCAGACCTCCGCAAGGAAACCTGATTTCGGGGAACCGAGGCAATGGGGTGCTGATCAATGGTCGAGCCACGCGCAACACACTGAGCGGGAACTTCGTGGGGACCGATGCCGGCGGGTCGTCGGCGCTCGGGAACCGACTCGACGGGGTGGCGATCGTCGGGGCGCATGGGAATGCCTTGATCGGTTGCGAATTCCAGAACAGCCCGTTTGTCTATTACAACGTGCTGAGTGGGAACGGCGGGAATGGCCTGCGGATTACTGACGCCAATGACACGACGGTGCATGCGAACTTCATGGGAATCGGCGCGGACAATGCAACGAGCGTCGGCAATGGCCGCAATGGGATTCTCGTTTCGGGACGATCGCGGAACACGCAGGTCGGCGGGGTGATTCCGCTCGGCAATGTGACCTCGGGCAATGCCTGGAACGGGATCGAGGTACGCGATCGGGCGAGCGGGTTCGTCTCGTTCAACACCTTTGCCGGGATTGCCGCGTTTGGTGACGCGGTGCCGAACGGCCGGAATGGGATCCTGGTGACTTCCGTCGGCGGAGACAACCTGATTCGCACGTCGATCGTCGGGGGAAACCTCGGTAACGGGATCGAGATCGGCGGGTGGGCGACCGGCGTTCAGGTGACTGAGACCGGCGTCGGGACCAATACGAGGCTCGATGCGGCGATTCCAAACGGAGGAAGTGGTATCCGGATCTCCGGACATGCTCACTCGAACGCAATTGGCGGGTTTCAACCGTCGATCGAGCCGAGGATGACAATTTCGGGGAACCTCGGCTACGGGGTGGAAGTTGTCGGGAAGGCGAGGGGGAACCGGATTTTCAATGCGGCGATCGGCACGGATGTGATGGGGAACGCCCCGATCGGCAATGGCCTGGGAGGCGTTTTGCTTGGGCCGGGAACGTCGGGAACAATCATCGGGGGAGAGGCAGCGCGTTTCCAGACCGTGATTCGTCAGAACGTGGGGAACGGGCTCACCATTCTGGACTCAAGGGGAAACAGGGTGGTCGGCAACGGTATTGAGGAGAACACCTGGTTTGGCCTGTTCGCGGCCGGCGACGTGCGAGGAACCGTGGTCGCAGGGAACACGATCGCGGGGAACGGAAGCGGTCAGGTCGATGTGTCGAGCGCGAGGGGAATCGTGATCTTGCCGTGA
- a CDS encoding YihY/virulence factor BrkB family protein — MTPVRLRSAFNLGGLTPRQLASRTWCQISKNSLMSRAAAIAFYAMLALVPFLALILTLTVKALPNLSESRFAQGQDLGTQAVSEFERTLEQSFPAEAVGLIEGQIQQIQEQGRVDLLSFGLLVTIWLASALFLEIMAALNAVHGVSESRPIWKLRLQAIALTLVQATILIAALVSIVAWPQIIQAIGLGSGPAFLVSAVRWLLIVLMLLCSFAMAFYFGPDADTRWEWITPGSLFGTVVFVIATIGFRVYVQNFANYNETYGTLGGVMVLMFWFWISALVLLVSAQVNRVIEDASPVGKKTGQRVDPTTPPDFEQIDPEPAPESAERQQARR; from the coding sequence GTGACGCCCGTTCGATTACGATCAGCGTTCAATCTGGGAGGTCTAACGCCGAGACAACTGGCTTCGCGGACCTGGTGCCAGATCTCCAAGAATTCCCTGATGAGTCGGGCCGCCGCCATTGCCTTCTATGCGATGCTGGCGCTGGTTCCCTTTCTGGCACTGATCCTGACCTTGACCGTCAAGGCCTTGCCGAACCTCTCGGAATCACGCTTTGCTCAGGGACAAGACCTGGGAACTCAGGCGGTGTCGGAATTCGAACGAACGCTGGAGCAGTCGTTCCCTGCCGAAGCCGTGGGTTTGATCGAGGGACAGATTCAGCAGATTCAGGAGCAAGGGCGGGTCGATTTGCTCTCTTTTGGTCTGCTGGTCACAATCTGGCTGGCGTCTGCCCTGTTTCTTGAAATCATGGCGGCGCTGAACGCGGTGCATGGGGTTTCCGAATCGCGGCCGATCTGGAAGCTTCGGCTTCAGGCGATCGCCTTGACACTCGTGCAGGCGACGATTCTGATCGCGGCGTTGGTGTCGATCGTTGCCTGGCCGCAGATCATCCAGGCCATTGGACTGGGCAGCGGCCCGGCCTTCCTCGTTTCTGCCGTTCGGTGGCTTTTGATTGTCCTCATGCTTTTGTGCAGCTTCGCCATGGCCTTCTATTTCGGACCCGACGCCGATACTCGATGGGAATGGATCACTCCGGGCAGTCTCTTTGGGACGGTCGTCTTCGTGATCGCTACGATCGGGTTTCGGGTCTATGTGCAGAATTTCGCCAATTATAATGAGACGTATGGAACCCTGGGCGGTGTCATGGTCCTGATGTTCTGGTTCTGGATCTCGGCGCTCGTCTTGCTCGTTTCTGCTCAGGTGAACCGGGTGATCGAGGATGCCTCTCCCGTGGGCAAGAAAACCGGCCAGCGAGTCGATCCAACCACACCGCCCGATTTCGAACAGATCGACCCGGAACCTGCCCCTGAGTCGGCCGAGCGTCAGCAGGCTCGCCGGTGA
- a CDS encoding anti-sigma factor family protein, giving the protein MTCREVEHFWERRLDEVRSGASPDTSERSPVDLVSHLSVCARCRARVAGYSALAQAISGLEAPKPSAGLSARVLAAVEADRGPERLPMRSVRRGSVTLVRRFSVAAAVLLAVFGLRAIWSPREGGDQRPDRLPPMAAPVVTVEETPRPLTESVAEMAEVTVAIARRTSEPAARLGREMLGSTTELPAPSEPTTPQENKGQADRLVKGLGSRLESGVKPFSEPARSAFSFLVPSFLPPEDSSKAERGV; this is encoded by the coding sequence ATGACGTGTCGAGAGGTCGAACACTTCTGGGAACGCCGCCTCGACGAGGTCCGATCCGGCGCCTCGCCGGACACTTCGGAGCGATCGCCGGTGGATCTGGTGTCGCATCTGAGTGTCTGCGCCCGATGCCGGGCTCGCGTGGCCGGCTATTCGGCTCTGGCCCAGGCGATCAGCGGGTTGGAGGCCCCCAAGCCTTCGGCGGGCCTTTCGGCTCGGGTCCTCGCGGCGGTCGAGGCGGATCGTGGGCCGGAACGCTTGCCGATGCGATCGGTTCGTCGAGGCTCGGTCACGCTCGTGCGGCGGTTCTCGGTCGCCGCGGCGGTCTTGCTGGCGGTCTTCGGACTTCGGGCGATCTGGTCGCCACGCGAAGGGGGGGATCAGCGGCCGGATCGGTTGCCGCCGATGGCTGCTCCGGTGGTGACGGTTGAGGAGACCCCGCGCCCCTTGACCGAGTCGGTGGCTGAGATGGCCGAGGTGACCGTGGCCATTGCCCGGCGGACGTCGGAACCGGCCGCGAGGCTCGGGCGGGAAATGCTCGGCTCCACCACTGAGCTTCCGGCGCCTTCTGAGCCGACCACGCCGCAGGAAAACAAAGGACAGGCCGATCGCCTGGTCAAAGGGCTTGGCTCTCGGCTCGAATCCGGGGTGAAGCCCTTTTCTGAGCCGGCTCGCAGCGCGTTTAGTTTCCTCGTGCCAAGCTTCCTTCCGCCTGAGGATTCCTCAAAAGCCGAACGGGGAGTCTGA
- a CDS encoding RNA polymerase sigma factor, whose product MDDDRGLVDALRAGDPSAPAALIEQYQGVVFGLCLRMLGHRQDAEDVVQETFVRALRSVHAFDADRPLRPWLLGIAANRCRTALGRRSRRPAPVEPPDDQADHRPGLSDPDDLAGELLRALDRLRPDYRLVFSLYHEQGLPYEEIARIMDRPIGTVKTWLHRARASLAEDLTRRGVIC is encoded by the coding sequence ATGGATGACGATCGAGGACTGGTCGATGCCTTGCGAGCCGGCGACCCCTCGGCTCCCGCCGCGCTCATCGAACAGTACCAAGGTGTCGTTTTCGGCCTCTGCTTGCGAATGCTCGGCCATCGTCAGGACGCGGAGGACGTCGTTCAGGAGACGTTCGTCCGCGCCTTGAGATCGGTTCATGCCTTCGATGCTGACCGGCCGTTGCGTCCCTGGCTCCTGGGGATTGCGGCCAATCGGTGTCGGACGGCCCTGGGGCGTCGGTCGCGTCGACCTGCTCCGGTTGAACCCCCCGACGACCAGGCCGATCATCGGCCCGGACTGTCTGACCCGGACGACCTGGCCGGCGAGTTGCTTCGAGCGCTGGATCGGCTTCGGCCGGATTACCGATTGGTCTTCAGTCTCTATCATGAACAGGGGCTTCCTTATGAGGAGATTGCTCGGATCATGGATCGCCCGATCGGTACGGTGAAGACCTGGTTGCACCGCGCCCGGGCCTCGCTGGCCGAGGACCTGACGCGACGGGGGGTGATCTGTTGA